The following coding sequences lie in one Arachis ipaensis cultivar K30076 chromosome B05, Araip1.1, whole genome shotgun sequence genomic window:
- the LOC107643204 gene encoding uncharacterized protein LOC107643204 isoform X1, which translates to MAASFAPFLISGGSHVKSPELWSTKKNSYGVGVHLGPKLVVQRKSNLVSRRNRTSSICAEYRDSSGGGGGDFLAGFILGGAIFGTLAYVFAPQIRRSLLNEDEYGFRKAKRPIYYDEGLEQRTRMTLNEKISQLNSAIDNVSSRLRGGNNVPAAKIESDPEVEANI; encoded by the exons atgGCTGCTTCTTTCGCGCCATTCTTGATTTCAG GTGGATCTCATGTTAAGTCACCTGAGTTGTGGTCGACAAAGAAAAATTCTTATGGTGTTGGAGTCCACCTTGGACCTAAGCTTGTAGTTCAAAGAAAATCAAACCTTGTGAGCAGGAGGAACCGCACTTCATCAATTTGTGCTGAATACCG TGACAGtagtggaggtggaggtggggACTTTCTTGCTGGCTTTATTCTAGGTGGTGCGATTTTTGGAACTCTGGCATATGTCTTTGCTCCCCAG ATCAGAAGATCTCTGCTAAATGAAGATGAATATGGGTTTCGGAAGGCCAAAAGACCAATATATTACGACGAAGGGTTAGAG CAGAGGACCCGTATGACCTTGAACGAAAAGATAAGCCAACTAAACTCTGCTATTGACAATGTATCTTCGCGTTTGAGAGGTGGCAATAATGTGCCTGCTGCAAAGATAGAAAGTGATCCTGAAGTGGAGGCTAACATCTGA
- the LOC107643203 gene encoding pentatricopeptide repeat-containing protein At5g13270, chloroplastic isoform X1 has translation MSSITCWCSGLMSNSSTVVVANAKSKDPRPASFVQIPSWISLKCNNSSLRTPKVQQGQVENLHLISLAKQGMLQEVHDFVRSMDAAGISINPRSYEYLFKMCGTLNASSDGKLFHNRLQRTGNTNKFIDNCILQMYCDCRSFAAAERFFDEMIHRDMSSWHTLMSAYVEEGRIDEAIKLLLRMLDFGIMPPTSIISTLIGSFTYPSSLGLGKQIHSQLIKIGVIANDLIETSISNMYIKCGWLDGAEIATNKMARKNAVACTGLMLGYTQAARNKDAVLLFAKMISEDVELDEFVFSIVLKACAALGDLNMGRQIHSYSVKLGLESEVSVGTPLLDFYFKCARFEAAYQAFESIREPNDFSWSALITGYCQNGKFDKALEIFRTLRSKGVLLNSFMYTSIFQACSSVSDLIFGSQVHADAIKKGLVACLSGESAMITMYSKCGKIDYAHQTFLAIDKPDNIAWTAIICAHAYHGRASEALRLFNEMQESGVRPNAITFIGLLTSCSHSGLVRQGKKFLDSMSDKYNVDPTIDHYNCMIDIYSRAGLLQEALEMIKSLPFEPDVLSWKSLLGGCWSHRNLEIAMIAAERVLQLDPLDTATYVIMFNLNALLGKWDEAAKFRKMMAERNLRKEVSCSWIIVKHKVHRFVVGDRHHPQTEEIYSKLKQLDFAVKKGEECLLNEEDALCDFSERKEQLLDHSERLAIAYGLICIKGDTPIMVFKNTRSCRDCHEFAKRVSMVTDRELIVRDANRFHHIKAGECSCHDYW, from the coding sequence ATGTCTTCAATAACTTGCTGGTGCTCTGGGCTAATGTCCAATTCTTCAACAGTAGTGGTAGCTAATGCTAAAAGTAAGGATCCGAGACCTGCTAGTTTCGTTCAAATCCCTTCGTGGATCTCTTTGAAATGCAATAATTCATCCTTGAGGACCCCTAAAGTTCAACAGGGCCAAGTTGAAAACTTGCATTTGATTTCTTTAGCCAAACAAGGGATGCTTCAAGAAGTACATGACTTTGTCAGAAGCATGGATGCAGCAGGCATCTCGATAAATCCCCGGTCATATGAATACCTCTTTAAAATGTGTGGAACACTGAATGCTTCATCAGATGGAAAATTATTTCACAATAGACTTCAGAGAACGGGTAATACCAATAAGTTCATTGACAATTGCATCCTTCAAATGTATTGTGATTGCAGGAGTTTTGCAGCTGCAGAGAGATTCTTTGATGAAATGATTCATCGAGATATGTCTTCTTGGCACACCCTCATGTCTGCTTATGTTGAGGAAGGGCGCATAGATGAAGCTATTAAATTGCTCTTGCGTATGCTAGATTTCGGAATTATGCCACCCACATCGATCATCAGTACTCTTATAGGGTCCTTCACATATCCTTCATCGTTAGGTCTTGGCAAGCAGATTCATTCTCAGCTGATAAAGATTGGAGTTATTGCCAATGATTTGATCGAGACCTCTATCTCCAACATGTACATCAAGTGTGGCTGGTTGGATGGTGCTGAAATCGCTACCAATAAGATGGCTAGAAAAAATGCTGTGGCTTGCACTGGGTTGATGTTGGGCTATACTCAAGCTGCAAGGAACAAAGATGCTGTTTTATTGTTTGCAAAAATGATAAGTGAAGATGTAGAACTGGATGAGTTTGTCTTTTCAATAGTGCTTAAGGCGTGTGCTGCTTTAGGAGACTTAAACATGGGAAGGCAAATTCATAGCTACAGTGTGAAACTTGGATTGGAGTCTGAGGTCTCGGTTGGAACTCCACTactggatttttattttaaatgcgCCAGGTTTGAAGCTGCATATCAAGCTTTTGAGAGCATACGTGAACCAAATGATTTTTCATGGAGTGCTCTAATTACTGGATATTGCCAAAATGGTAAGTTTGACAAGGCACTTGAGATTTTTAGAACACTCAGAAGTAAGGGAGTGTTATTGAATTCATTCATGTATACCAGCATCTTTCAAGCATGCTCTTCTGTCTCAGATTTGATTTTCGGTTCGCAAGTTCATGCAGATGCAATAAAAAAGGGGCTAGTTGCATGCCTCTCTGGAGAGAGTGCTATGATCACTATGTACTCAAAATGCGGCAAAATAGACTATGCCCATCAAACATTTTTGGCTATTGATAAACCTGACAACATTGCATGGACTGCTATAATTTGTGCACATGCTTATCATGGCAGAGCTTCTGAAGCTCTGAGGCTTTTCAACGAGATGCAGGAGTCGGGTGTAAGGCCAAATGCTATCACATTCATTGGTTTGTTAACATCTTGTAGTCATTCAGGTCTAGTTAGACAGGGAAAGAAGTTTTTGGATTCAATGAGTGACAAGTACAATGTGGATCCAACAATTGATCATTACAACTGCATGATTGATATATACTCTCGTGCTGGATTACTGCAGGAGGCTCTTGAGATGATAAAGAGTCTGCCATTTGAACCTGATGTGTTGAGTTGGAAAAGCTTATTAGGAGGTTGTTGGAGCCATAGGAATCTCGAGATTGCGATGATTGCAGCCGAAAGGGTGCTTCAGCTGGATCCATTAGACACTGCTACTTATGTGATCATGTTCAACTTAAATGCTTTGCTTGGGAAGTGGGATGAAGCAGCTAAATTTAGAAAGATGATGGCTGAAAGGAACTTGAGAAAAGAAGTAAGTTGCAGCTGGATTATTGTGAAGCATAAAGTCCATCGTTTTGTGGTAGGTGATAGACACCACCCTCAAACAGAGGAGATATACTCAAAATTAAAACAGCTTGATTTTGCTGTCAAAAAGGGTGAGGAGTGTCTTCTTAATGAAGAGGACGCACTCTGTGACTTCAGTGAAAGgaaagagcagttacttgatcatagtgagagactagctaTAGCTTATGGTCTCATATGCATCAAAGGTGACACCCCAATTATGGTCTTCAAGAATACTCGATCATGCAGAGATTGCCATGAATTTGCAAAAAGGGTCTCCATGGTAACTGATCGTGAATTAATTGTGAGAGATGCCAATAGGTTCCATCATATAAAGGCTGGGGAATGTTCTTGCCATGATTATTGGTGA
- the LOC107643203 gene encoding pentatricopeptide repeat-containing protein At5g13270, chloroplastic isoform X2, translating into MSSITCWCSGLMSNSSTVVVANAKSKDPRPASFVQIPSWISLKCNNSSLRTPKVQQGQVENLHLISLAKQGMLQEVHDFVRSMDAAGISINPRSYEYLFKMSFAAAERFFDEMIHRDMSSWHTLMSAYVEEGRIDEAIKLLLRMLDFGIMPPTSIISTLIGSFTYPSSLGLGKQIHSQLIKIGVIANDLIETSISNMYIKCGWLDGAEIATNKMARKNAVACTGLMLGYTQAARNKDAVLLFAKMISEDVELDEFVFSIVLKACAALGDLNMGRQIHSYSVKLGLESEVSVGTPLLDFYFKCARFEAAYQAFESIREPNDFSWSALITGYCQNGKFDKALEIFRTLRSKGVLLNSFMYTSIFQACSSVSDLIFGSQVHADAIKKGLVACLSGESAMITMYSKCGKIDYAHQTFLAIDKPDNIAWTAIICAHAYHGRASEALRLFNEMQESGVRPNAITFIGLLTSCSHSGLVRQGKKFLDSMSDKYNVDPTIDHYNCMIDIYSRAGLLQEALEMIKSLPFEPDVLSWKSLLGGCWSHRNLEIAMIAAERVLQLDPLDTATYVIMFNLNALLGKWDEAAKFRKMMAERNLRKEVSCSWIIVKHKVHRFVVGDRHHPQTEEIYSKLKQLDFAVKKGEECLLNEEDALCDFSERKEQLLDHSERLAIAYGLICIKGDTPIMVFKNTRSCRDCHEFAKRVSMVTDRELIVRDANRFHHIKAGECSCHDYW; encoded by the exons ATGTCTTCAATAACTTGCTGGTGCTCTGGGCTAATGTCCAATTCTTCAACAGTAGTGGTAGCTAATGCTAAAAGTAAGGATCCGAGACCTGCTAGTTTCGTTCAAATCCCTTCGTGGATCTCTTTGAAATGCAATAATTCATCCTTGAGGACCCCTAAAGTTCAACAGGGCCAAGTTGAAAACTTGCATTTGATTTCTTTAGCCAAACAAGGGATGCTTCAAGAAGTACATGACTTTGTCAGAAGCATGGATGCAGCAGGCATCTCGATAAATCCCCGGTCATATGAATACCTCTTTAAAAT GAGTTTTGCAGCTGCAGAGAGATTCTTTGATGAAATGATTCATCGAGATATGTCTTCTTGGCACACCCTCATGTCTGCTTATGTTGAGGAAGGGCGCATAGATGAAGCTATTAAATTGCTCTTGCGTATGCTAGATTTCGGAATTATGCCACCCACATCGATCATCAGTACTCTTATAGGGTCCTTCACATATCCTTCATCGTTAGGTCTTGGCAAGCAGATTCATTCTCAGCTGATAAAGATTGGAGTTATTGCCAATGATTTGATCGAGACCTCTATCTCCAACATGTACATCAAGTGTGGCTGGTTGGATGGTGCTGAAATCGCTACCAATAAGATGGCTAGAAAAAATGCTGTGGCTTGCACTGGGTTGATGTTGGGCTATACTCAAGCTGCAAGGAACAAAGATGCTGTTTTATTGTTTGCAAAAATGATAAGTGAAGATGTAGAACTGGATGAGTTTGTCTTTTCAATAGTGCTTAAGGCGTGTGCTGCTTTAGGAGACTTAAACATGGGAAGGCAAATTCATAGCTACAGTGTGAAACTTGGATTGGAGTCTGAGGTCTCGGTTGGAACTCCACTactggatttttattttaaatgcgCCAGGTTTGAAGCTGCATATCAAGCTTTTGAGAGCATACGTGAACCAAATGATTTTTCATGGAGTGCTCTAATTACTGGATATTGCCAAAATGGTAAGTTTGACAAGGCACTTGAGATTTTTAGAACACTCAGAAGTAAGGGAGTGTTATTGAATTCATTCATGTATACCAGCATCTTTCAAGCATGCTCTTCTGTCTCAGATTTGATTTTCGGTTCGCAAGTTCATGCAGATGCAATAAAAAAGGGGCTAGTTGCATGCCTCTCTGGAGAGAGTGCTATGATCACTATGTACTCAAAATGCGGCAAAATAGACTATGCCCATCAAACATTTTTGGCTATTGATAAACCTGACAACATTGCATGGACTGCTATAATTTGTGCACATGCTTATCATGGCAGAGCTTCTGAAGCTCTGAGGCTTTTCAACGAGATGCAGGAGTCGGGTGTAAGGCCAAATGCTATCACATTCATTGGTTTGTTAACATCTTGTAGTCATTCAGGTCTAGTTAGACAGGGAAAGAAGTTTTTGGATTCAATGAGTGACAAGTACAATGTGGATCCAACAATTGATCATTACAACTGCATGATTGATATATACTCTCGTGCTGGATTACTGCAGGAGGCTCTTGAGATGATAAAGAGTCTGCCATTTGAACCTGATGTGTTGAGTTGGAAAAGCTTATTAGGAGGTTGTTGGAGCCATAGGAATCTCGAGATTGCGATGATTGCAGCCGAAAGGGTGCTTCAGCTGGATCCATTAGACACTGCTACTTATGTGATCATGTTCAACTTAAATGCTTTGCTTGGGAAGTGGGATGAAGCAGCTAAATTTAGAAAGATGATGGCTGAAAGGAACTTGAGAAAAGAAGTAAGTTGCAGCTGGATTATTGTGAAGCATAAAGTCCATCGTTTTGTGGTAGGTGATAGACACCACCCTCAAACAGAGGAGATATACTCAAAATTAAAACAGCTTGATTTTGCTGTCAAAAAGGGTGAGGAGTGTCTTCTTAATGAAGAGGACGCACTCTGTGACTTCAGTGAAAGgaaagagcagttacttgatcatagtgagagactagctaTAGCTTATGGTCTCATATGCATCAAAGGTGACACCCCAATTATGGTCTTCAAGAATACTCGATCATGCAGAGATTGCCATGAATTTGCAAAAAGGGTCTCCATGGTAACTGATCGTGAATTAATTGTGAGAGATGCCAATAGGTTCCATCATATAAAGGCTGGGGAATGTTCTTGCCATGATTATTGGTGA
- the LOC107643204 gene encoding uncharacterized protein LOC107643204 isoform X2: MAASFAPFLISGGSHVKSPELWSTKKNSYGVGVHLGPKLVVQRKSNLVSRRNRTSSICAEYRDSSGGGGGDFLAGFILGGAIFGTLAYVFAPQIRRSLLNEDEYGFRKAKRPIYYDEGLERTRMTLNEKISQLNSAIDNVSSRLRGGNNVPAAKIESDPEVEANI, encoded by the exons atgGCTGCTTCTTTCGCGCCATTCTTGATTTCAG GTGGATCTCATGTTAAGTCACCTGAGTTGTGGTCGACAAAGAAAAATTCTTATGGTGTTGGAGTCCACCTTGGACCTAAGCTTGTAGTTCAAAGAAAATCAAACCTTGTGAGCAGGAGGAACCGCACTTCATCAATTTGTGCTGAATACCG TGACAGtagtggaggtggaggtggggACTTTCTTGCTGGCTTTATTCTAGGTGGTGCGATTTTTGGAACTCTGGCATATGTCTTTGCTCCCCAG ATCAGAAGATCTCTGCTAAATGAAGATGAATATGGGTTTCGGAAGGCCAAAAGACCAATATATTACGACGAAGGGTTAGAG AGGACCCGTATGACCTTGAACGAAAAGATAAGCCAACTAAACTCTGCTATTGACAATGTATCTTCGCGTTTGAGAGGTGGCAATAATGTGCCTGCTGCAAAGATAGAAAGTGATCCTGAAGTGGAGGCTAACATCTGA